AACGGAACAATAGAACCCCGCTGCGCGTCAACGCCGTCAAAATTGGCGCATCCAGACGGCGGATGTGGCAAACTGTGGTCAAGCGCTGATGGTGGCGCAACGCCGCAGCGTTATCGTAGGGGCTGTTTACACGATTCGGATGTTCGTTTCTGACGTCATTGAATCCGCATCGTGTTAACAGGCCCTGGCTTGAAGAGACCGACCCTATGAGCGACATTTCGCGCATCGACTCCAGCGCACAACGGTTAGACCTTCTTCTGACCCCGCCCCACGCCTGCAATTATCTTACAGATCGACAATCGGCGATTCTGTTTGTGGAGCCCAGCCTGCCCATGGAATCGCCGCTGTATGAGCATCTGCTCGAACGCGGTTTCCGTCGCTCCAGCGAGCACGTCTATCGCCCCTACTGCCCCCAGTGCGACGCCTGCGTCTCGGTGCGCATTCCGGTGGATCGCTTCCGCATGACCCGCTCATTCAAGCGCGTGATCAAGCGCAATGCGGACCTCAAGGCGATTCACGTACAGCCCGGTTTCCGCGACGAATGGTTCGCCCTGTATCAGCGTTACATCCATGTGCGCCACACCGATGGCCCCATGGATAACCCGGAGCCCGAGCAGTTTCTCGACTTTCTCGACTCCCCCTGGTCCGACACCCTGTTCATCGAATTCCGCCTCGGCGCGCATCTGGCCATGGTGGCGGTGGTGGACTATCAACCCAAGGGGCTGTCGGCGGTCTACACCTTCTTCGATCCCGACCTGACTTCCCGTTCGCTGGGCGCCTATGCCATTTTGTGGCAGATTGAAGAGGCCAAGCGGCTGAACAAATCCCATGTCTATTTGGGCTACTGGATTCATGAGTCGCCGAAAATGCGCTACAAAGCGCGGTTCCAACCCTTGGAGGCGTATCGGGATCGTCAATGGCGCGATTTGACGCCCGAAGAGATTGAAATGGGCGTCAAAGGCGCCAGCGCCTGACTTGGAATAGTCGTTTTCCCTTATTCACATTGCGGAGAGAATCTATGCGGTTTTGGATTGTGATGACGGCGCTGTGCGTGGGTTTGATGAGCGCTTGGAGCAGCGCCCGCGCTGAAACCCCCATCGTGGATATCACCCGCGATCTGGAGTCGGTCAAGCAGTTCGACGCCATCGAAGGGGTGACCCACCATGGCCCCGTACTCAAGGTGCCCATGCCCGCAAGCATGAAGCTCGAAGATGTGATCTTTGAGTTGGAGTCAGCCCTGGCGGAGGAGAATCTCAATATCGTCGGTCGCAACGAGATCGGCAAAGCCATCGGCAAGCGCAATGGCGAGCCGTTTCCCGCTTTTACCATTCTGCACATCTGTAATTTGACCGCTGGCGAAAAGATCATCCGCAATGAGCCCGCCTTCGGCGCCTTCCTGCCGTGCAAGGTGGTGCTGTATGAGGAGTCTCCGGGCGGCCGCGTGTGGATTGTCACCTACAAACCCACCTTCGCCATGATCTACTTCCCCGACATGCCCGAAGAGGCCAAGGCCGCCGCTGGCGAGATCGGCGATAAACTGTTCAACATCATCCATGAGTTGGTGGTGTCGAATATGTAAGCGGTGGGATATCTGAAAAATTTGGGATATTGAAAGATATCGAGGGCTCTGCCCTCGAGCTCCCAAGATCAACAGCGCTGTGGCGACATGGCGGCTGGAGTATTTGGAATGATGAAAGATATCGAGGGCTCTGCCCTCGAGCTCCCAAAGACCAAACCGTAGGGCGCCGCCCATTTC
Above is a window of Magnetofaba australis IT-1 DNA encoding:
- a CDS encoding arginyltransferase; the protein is MSDISRIDSSAQRLDLLLTPPHACNYLTDRQSAILFVEPSLPMESPLYEHLLERGFRRSSEHVYRPYCPQCDACVSVRIPVDRFRMTRSFKRVIKRNADLKAIHVQPGFRDEWFALYQRYIHVRHTDGPMDNPEPEQFLDFLDSPWSDTLFIEFRLGAHLAMVAVVDYQPKGLSAVYTFFDPDLTSRSLGAYAILWQIEEAKRLNKSHVYLGYWIHESPKMRYKARFQPLEAYRDRQWRDLTPEEIEMGVKGASA
- a CDS encoding DUF302 domain-containing protein, whose translation is MRFWIVMTALCVGLMSAWSSARAETPIVDITRDLESVKQFDAIEGVTHHGPVLKVPMPASMKLEDVIFELESALAEENLNIVGRNEIGKAIGKRNGEPFPAFTILHICNLTAGEKIIRNEPAFGAFLPCKVVLYEESPGGRVWIVTYKPTFAMIYFPDMPEEAKAAAGEIGDKLFNIIHELVVSNM